From Clarias gariepinus isolate MV-2021 ecotype Netherlands chromosome 2, CGAR_prim_01v2, whole genome shotgun sequence, one genomic window encodes:
- the rad51 gene encoding DNA repair protein RAD51 homolog 1 gives MAMSASRAEVEADVEEDESFGPQPLSRLEQCGISASDLKKLEDAGFHTIEAVAYAPKKELLNIKGISEAKADKILGEAAKLVPMGFTTATEFHQRRAEIIQISTGSKELDKLLQGGIETGSITEMFGEFRTGKTQLCHTLAVTCQLPIDQGGGEGKAMYIDTEGTFRPERLLAVAERYGLVGSDVLDNVAYARAFNTDHQTQLLYQASAMMAESRYALLIVDSATALYRTDYSGRGELSARQCHLGRFLRMLLRLADEFGVAVVITNQVVAQVDGAAMFAADPKKPIGGNILAHASTTRLYLRKGRGETRICKIYDSPCLPEAEAMFAINADGVGDAKD, from the exons aTGGCGATGAGTGCGAGTCGAGCGGAGGTAGAGGCTGATGTCGAAGAGGACGAGAGCTTCGGCCCACAGCCCCTGAGCCGCCTGGAG cagTGCGGTATCAGTGCGAGTGACCTGAAGAAGCTGGAGGACGCCGGGTTCCACACCATCGAGGCCGTGGCGTACGCGCCGAAAAAAGAGCTGCTGAACATCAAAGGCATCAGCGAGGCCAAGGCTGACAAGATCCTG ggcgAGGCAGCGAAGCTGGTCCCGATGGGGTTCACCACCGCCACAGAGTTTCACCAGCGCAGAGCCGAGATCATCCAGATCTCCACCGGATCTAAAGAGCTCGACAAACTGTTACAGG gcggtATCGAGACGGGCTCCATCACGGAGATGTTCGGTGAGTTCCGTACAGGGAAGACTCAGCTCTGCCACACGCTGGCGGTGACGTGTCAACTCCCCATCGATCAGGGCGGGGGCGAGGGCAAGGCCATGTACATCGACACAGAGGGAACCTTCAGACCCGAGAGACTGCTCGCCGTGGCCGagag gtacGGACTCGTGGGCAGTGATGTTCTGGACAACGTTGCTTACGCGCGAGCGTTTAACACGGATCATCAGACTCAGCTGCTCTACCAGGCTTCAGCTATGATGGCCGAGTCCAG GTATGCCCTGCTGATAGTGGACAGTGCCACGGCGCTCTACAGGACGGATTATTCGGGTCGGGGCGAGCTCTCGGCCCGTCAGTGTCACCTGGGACGTTTCCTCCGCATGCTGCTGCGTCTCGCTGACGAG tttgGCGTCGCGGTCGTGATCACCAATCAGGTGGTGGCGCAGGTGGACGGGGCGGCCATGTTCGCCGCTGATCCGAAGAAACCCATTGGGGGGAACATCTTAGCACACGCCTCCACTACCAG GTTGTACTTGAGGAAGGGTCGCGGCGAAACTCGCATCTGTAAGATTTACGACTCGCCGTGTTTACCCGAGGCCGAGGCCATGTTCGCCATCAACGCAGACGGAGTAGGAGACGCTAAAGActga
- the adgrg11 gene encoding adhesion G-protein coupled receptor G2, with protein MICKEAKYISNCSRNDSNDDIIMLNGSSPVCYKCGNAFKATEGQVKVNITFPGSTSHTTDSYHDVMKNLTNMVLQAMGNKTSVSVSTDDITGIFVKQEKKQDLSPAYFMYSLQSNFNMIEDETQLPTFDRTFSVPKEAFEKASSLNASTLFASLFRFPSFPQDKENSTLLNNEVYSIDMGEVIANLTNTFNLTFRNVNPNDGMPLCSSWDGQGAAPNWTTDGCNTSYVNGTVTCSCQHLTFFAVLMSIPPKSISTSDFNNLTYITSIGCGLSLFFITIALFMHFLLRRGRASISVHILINLFLALFLLNLSFLSNESVANSENVAGCKLMAGVMHYSMLSTFTWFGLQALHLCLQLTQSVATIQHYVTKLSIAGWVPPALVVTVIFISQKYDKQIIVSDTGKNASMCWITDPTVHYVVNIGYYCIIFLFTLLTFVVMLRWLWLLRSKQPTIVISGKKSRPSDALTIMGLCCILGLSWGFAFFAYGSLQIPALYIFTILNSFQGFFLFIYYYKSSKMVGEAETPPETKSLASDTTVVENPYGKHKQF; from the exons ATGATCTGTAAAGAAGCAAAGTATATTTCGAACTGCAGTA GAAATGATTCaaatgatgacatcatcatgttAAATGGATCATCACCAGTGTGCTACAAGTGTGGGAACGCTTTTAAGGCAACAGAAGGACAGGTTAAGGTTAATATAACGTTTCCTGGTTCAACCTCCCACACCACAGATAGCTATCA TGACGTGATGAAGAACCTAACTAACATGGTTTTGCAAGCGATGGGGAATAAAACCTCAGTGTCTGTGTCCACGGACGACATTACCGGAATTTTTGTGAAACAAGAGAAAAAGCAAGACTTAAGCCCCGCCTACTTTATGTACTCCCTTCAATCTAACTTTAAT ATGATCGAGGATGAAACCCAGCTGCCGACGTTTGACAGGACGTTCTCGGTACCGAAGGAGGCTTTTGAAAAAGCGTCCAGTTTAAACGCCAGCACACTTTTTGCATCGCTGTTTCGTTTTCCCAGTTTTCCGCAG GACAAAGAAAACAGCACGCTGCTAAATAATGAGGTTTACTCCATCGACATGGGAGAAGTTATAGCCAATCTTACCAACACCTTTAATCTAACCTTCAGGAACGTCAACCcg AACGACGGCATGCCTTTGTGTTCCTCTTGGGATGGACAAG GGGCTGCGCCGAACTGGACGACTGATGGATGCAACACTTCCTACGTCAACGGCACTGTGACCTGCTCGTGCCAGCACTTAACCTTCTTCGCTGTGTTAATG TCTATTCCACCAAAGAGCATCTCAACCTCTGACTTCAATAATCTCACCTACATCACCTCCATTGGGTGTGGTCTGTCCCTCTTCTTCATCACCATAGCTCTCTTCATGCACTTCCTGTTAAG GAGAGGCCGAGCCAGCATTTCAGTGCACATCCTCATCAACCTGTTCCTGGCCCTGTTCCTGCTCAACCTCAGCTTCCTCAGTAACGAGTCTGTGGCTAACTCGGAGAACGTCGCCGGCTGTAAGTTAATGGCGGGAGTGATGCACTACTCCATGCTCTCCACCTTCACCTGGTTCGGCCTGCAGGCGCTGCATCTCTGTTTACAGCTCACACAAAGCGTGGCCACCATCCAGCACTACGTCACCAAATTATCCATCGCCGGCTGGG TGCCCCCTGCCCTCGTAGTGACGGTCATTTTCATTAGTCAGAAATATGACAAGCAGATCATCGTCTCCGATACAGGAAAAAACGCATCAAT GTGCTGGATCACTGACCCAACCGTGCACTATGTAGTGAACATCGGCTACTACTGCATCATCTTCCTCTTCACCCTCCTCACCTTCGTGGTGATGCTGCGCTGGCTCTGGCTGCTCAGAAGTAAACAACCCACCATTGTCATTTCTGGGAAAAAGTCGAGGCCCTCGGACGCCCTGACCATCATGGGCCTCTGCTGCATCCTCGGTCTGAGCTGGGGCTTCGCTTTCTTTGCCTACGGCTCATTGCAAATCCCTGCCTTGTACATCTTCACCATCCTCAACTCCTTCCAGG GATTcttcctgtttatttattactacAAGTCCAGTAAGATGGTTGGTGAAGCTGAGACTCCACCAGAGACGAAAAGCTTGGCCTCAGATACCACGGTGGTGGAGAACCCATACGGCAAACACAAGCAGTTCTAA